TGTTTAAACTAGTATTTCACTTACAAATTAATTTATGTCAAAATCTAAAGTTATATACGTCTTTAGAACAAACTGATAATTATGcataaacatataacacattTGTTAACAACCAACTCCTAAACTTTAACTCCCAAACTATCTATTACACTAAGATGACCACGGATTTCCTCCAAAGAGATATATGTCACTTACTACACCCCCTAAGTGCCAAGTGGTGATGGCACAAACACAAACTTTATGGCCGGGGTTGAATTTTCTTTAAGACTGGTGTTCATGACAAATTCAAAAGACTCCTAGAATTAGTTTCGTGACGTCATTTCTGACATGTTTATTTAGTCATTGATTGAAACGATACGTTGCGTAGCACTTTAGCTTGTTCATCCGGACGATCTATTTTAGCATACGAAATTATGGCTAGAgtttattttatgtttgaaaAACACTAACATATTTGAAACATATAATACCCAGTATATAGTTGGTGAACAAAAGTCAAATTCTTGGATATCAACATCGAAGTTAAGATGACTTATTCTGCAATTTTCTACGGAGTATGAAGTTGTCAAATCTTAATTAATCAACTTTCAAACAAATACGAGTAGTAATGACATtgaaacaaagaattaataaaacgGCTTACGTATATTTGAATGATATATAAACTTTGTTTATTTATGAAGCTTCTAAATGATTgaaattaatcaaattatacAATAACATAAAAACTTTAACATGAGAAAAAAAGTACAGTTTAGTTGGTCTGGAAAAATAACTCGTTGGGGTTTTGACTAAAAGAGAAACATTCAAACACCTCAAACAATAAGACAAGTAGACAACCAACACTTTCAATTATTTTCTAGATATTCCCACTATATAATTCACGGCCGTCTTTCCATGTCTTTTCTTCATTCCAACTTTCTTCACACTTTCctccttaaaaaaaataaagatctCCGTATAAAAACCAAATCTCAAATTCATTTCACAAATTAATTCACACTTTCATAAACCATGAAGATTTACAAAACATTCACATCTctttttttcatcatcaacattTTCCCAATATCAATAACATCTTTCCCACATTTTTTCCCAAATATATCATCCATACCACCTTCCTTTTTACCCAACAAAACCAATCCCTGGGATAGTTTCAACAAACTATCCGGGTGTCACCCGGGACAGACTGTCCCGGGAATTGACAAAGTAAAAAATTACTTTCGTTACTTCGGTTATATTCAGAATATAACCGATTATAATTTCACTACTAATGACTTCGATACAACACTAGAATCCGCAGTTAAAAAATACCAACAAAATTTTAATCTAAACACAACAGGTCAACTTGATGAATCAACTGTTAAACAAATGCTGAAGCCAAGATGTGGAGTTGCAGATATTGTAAATGGATCTACTACTATGAATTCGGGTAAATCGGCTTCTTTGATTAACGGAACAGTAGCTCATTACTCGTTCTTTCCTGGGATGCCAAGATGGTCTTCTAGAAGACGTGACTTGACTTATGCATTTGACCCAAGAAACCAACTTTCTGATGATGTAAAGCGCGTTTTTGCTAGCGCTTTTACGCGATGGTCCGAATGGACCCCGTTGACATTTACGGAGACTAATACCTACAAAGATGCCGATCTTAAGATTGGGTTTTATGCTGGTGATCATGGCGATGGTGAAGAGTTCGACGGCCTTTTAGGTATGTTAAGTCTTTTCCGTGTTTTACTAATTACTGTGCCGTAAAAAATTGTTATAAATGGATAGTTATAGGTTTTAACTCAAAAATAATGACATGTTGGTGATTTGGTTTTAAGTCAAATTCATGTCAAATGGATTAATGGGTGAAATACTAACTTGGTTaaattttactatttttatcaTTAGAATAAAAGTTAAGTGGTAAAAACAATATATCAACTCAACTTAAAGATTTTTGTCATTCAAAAGGTAACTTAAATGCTGGTTGAAACGACTATTAATTATTCtaaagtttaaaattatatcgttaaaaaaaaaagtttaaatggTTAATACGATTATTGTGTCAACTATAGGAACTTTAGCACATGCGTTTGCGCCACCAGCAGGATCGTTACATCTAGACAGTGACGAGACATGGATCATCGGGGACATACTATCCTCTGGCTCGCCGTCCGCGATGGACCTAGAGTCGGTAGCGGTGCACGAAATCGGGCATTTGTTAGGCCTAGGACACTCATCTGTGGAAGAAGCAATCATGTTTCCAACAATATCAACAGGAGTAAGGAAAGTAGAACTTGCACAAGATGATGTTGAAGGCATTCAAGTCTTGTACGGTTCAAACCCAGATAACAATAATAGTACAACTGGGCCAACTTTTACATTGGGTGATAGAGATACTAGCGGAGCCCATCAAAGAGTGTCGGTATTGGGCCAAATCATATTTTTGGCCTTTGGATTATTATTATCCTCATTTGTTTTGTAGATAGATagttgattttaaattttatgtttttatgattCCCAATAATTATTTTCTATTATTGAGGAGGGGTGTAgctgtatttttatatatattattttttgtttcatgtatagtgtaaataaaagaaatattataatatacaaGTAATACTCATTGTTTTATTGATTTCATCAAACTATTGCTTATATTCGGTTATACGCGAACACGTCTTTCAAGTTAAAACAATTGTCTGTTACAACTGTCTTTCCAACCAACCTGTGTCCTTGAAAATCACACTTGCTTTCAACGAAGAGTTTGATTGGAAGTTTGGAATATCACTACTCTACACTCATTATACAGGCGAAATTTATTGGGAAAAATAAATATGGCATTGTTGGTATTTATAATCGtaaaatttttgataaatgttTCAGCAGAAATCTTTTTCAGcttttaattaatgtaaattgATTGGTAAAGCCAGATGGATTATATAGAATGGTGATAATCTTTTTCCTGATGATAATTGGTCACGAAGTGACGAAGAGGAATCTGGTAGAACTTGCAatatatttggtttttgttaaaatacCTTTTATAGAATggctaaataaatatttatataaaaaaaaaataaattcagaGCTTACATGGATATGTTCAACgtttctattttgtttttttatcctACAACATTTCATTTGTTAAAAGCATCTCCCGCACATTATTTCGCTCAAGATTCAcacatcattatttttatacTCAACGCTTTATAATGCATTGTATCTTACAAGCattgtcaaactcgtacgagtcacgagtcaattTGTACGAATCGAGTCAAAACAAAGGGTAAACGAGGCGACTCGATGAGATGACTCGCTTTACTCCAGACTCgtaacatgactcgtgttttgtgTTGCGAGCCGGTCCGAGTCAtgttccgagtcacgagtcacaaaataatttttaaaattttttttaaacataactctattatatatttttaaatttgatttgattttaataatatcttatatttttaGCTTAATACATTAACACATTACAATATATCTACAATAAATACttacaaataattataaaaataccatatttTCAAATATCCTGACTATTACGATTCGAGTCACGTTTCGAAAAATtagatttcgagtcgagtcaacAACTATGCTTACAAGGTATAACACTTCACTATATTGGGATGGATTAATATCGGGTATTCGAGAGTCTtggatttatatttataagtttttcaaTTAGTGATCTTATGACaataaattgatttattatttttccaACGACAAAATATACCGTACTACTAAATTACACCaaataattcttttttaaaaaaattttacaccaattaatattaaatgactccattatcaaatttttattttctttttatcttaaaaGTAACTTTTATTCACAACTATAACCACCAAGTTGGTGGTAAACACTTACAACCGATAAAAAAGTTACAACAAATTGAAACTATTCAAATCAGACCAACGTAAACTAccgtttttctttttatttctataCCAAATAAAGGACAGCGATTTTATATCTTGAACAATCTTCTTAATTGTAAAACCCAAACTCGAAAATTTACGGTCGTTTCTCGTTTCATATGCACCAACAAGCCACCATCACAATTTCTTTGAGAgcttttttctcctttttccCCACCTCACATGCTCGTGAATCTCTACCAAGTCTTTAACAGTGAAAAAAAAACGGGAATGCTTTACATCATGTGCCGATGTAATTTCAAACTAGTCTCGCCTGATGTAATTCCAAACTAGTCTCGCCTGATGTAATTCCAAACTAGGCTGGCCACCCCATTATCAAAAGTTAACCTTTGGTCCTACTTCAGATAAGAGTCTTTACCAAATAATCAAACCTCACAATTGataataaattgattaattttCACACCATAATTAATCATGCACATTAAATGATTTGTATTCACCATGAAATTAGTCATGCATATTATACCAATAACTTGTCCATATTCATAAAATCTTATTATAccaatatagttatatacaatatatttaatagcctataatattaatttgtatatataagtattaGCCCATTGACACTACCAAATGTTTTAAACATCATACGAACCGAATATGAATTTGATCTTTCATGGCGTTCTCATCCTTACAATGCTATCATTTTGTAGCGCTTTAACACCAAATAACACCATTACTTTTTTTAGGTTGTATGTCACTAATGGCATTCAAGACAATATCGCGGTCCATGCCTATGGAGGGAATGGAGACGATCAAGGAAATCGCACACTTTCTTTCAACAAACAGTTTGATTGGAAGTTTGGAATAAAGCTTGGAACACATTATACAGGCGAATTTTGGTGGGGAAATAAGTATGGCATTGTTGGTGTTTATAATCGTGAAATTTTTAACAAATGTTTTAATGGAGATTTATTTGATGTTCAAAGGTGTTATTGGTTGGTGCAACCAGATGGATTCTATGTGAATCGTCATAAGGAGCCTTTTCCTGGTGAGAATTGGTCAAAAAAAGGAACCTGGCAGAACTAGCTAGTAATATATTGCGTTTTTATTCaaaattgttattatataatgcatggttaaataaaatgttatcaaaacttaaaaataaaaatttatgggTTATTATTCATTTGGATATATTCATCATAtcccttttgttttttatcCAATAACATGTCTCTTGTTAAAAGGTTCTTCAAGgcattattttcttcttttcagaatttacatcatcattagTATGCATTGAACCTtacaatatataacaattaactATATCAACATTTATCTTTATTTCTAAAtgagaaaatattatatatctatatatatatatatataggtataactagattttagacccgtgtccaacactggacacgggatttacgatattaataatattagatcttcatacatttaagtcataaaagcttacaattttaaaacaacacggttttaagtgttatattttgcaagttgtagtacaataatcataggttcctcactgtcattattagcctagacatattgatggaattgtttgtcgtagtcattccacaaggcacatgctatatataataatttctccattataatatattttgaaacagatgtactcataatgtgatattattaggaaaaataattaagaattaaaatataaacacatttgtgatcctgaacttgacattcaagtatatgtatttaattatgatgcgcgttcataacacgcatatatttattttcaatcactttgttctatgataatatgataacaattaggattgattttatattctttgataacaattaggactcttctattatttgttaataagtcattaggttttcaaataattatttgTAGAAAATCTttcatatgttaatttttttttatttaattaaatgattgtaaattttaaaaaaatttctcaagttgatggctaaaaataattataaattaagtattcagggctaaaaagtataaattattaatgaaaaacaaaaaagtgtaaattaatgacactttttctacaaattaatataaatattaatataataatatatttggataatgattattaggatttttaatttgtaggttatctaaatgatgacatcatcaaaagtcaatttgatgaaatcgaacgatgtgattagttaattagtcattagttcaactgtcttatagtatatattaagatacgtaaaactaatatataaaaaaagagaaaattatgtacttttttgattgagagatagaatgaatcttTAATGGAGTTAATAATGATTTGGATTGAGTATTCAAGTAACGCTTtattgtaaatcgtgttttgttccgtgatcttcccatgttctgtgattcctattgtgtttaatataataatgttgtatatcgtcatctgttattatatttgagatatgtatctaaagttcaaattgtgtttatattaaatattaatcaaatattaatctgattattattatttataatttataagaatctaatctaatatttgttaataagtcattaggttttgaaataaatttttataaacaacaTTTTGTATAttgaaactttttaattaattaaatgattataaattttataaagttCTCTCAAgttaatgtttaaaaataaatataaattaagtattcagggctaaaaaaatgtaaattattgatggaaaataaaaaactataaattaatgagactttttttttataaattaatataaatactaatataataatacatttggataatatttattaagattctttaatttgtaattaatttaaatgatgacataagcgaaaatcaatttgatgaaattgaacgatttgattggttaataaatcattagttcaactgtcttatagtatatattaagattgttgttaaaaataaataataagcggtcatatacaaaaatttattatattggAGCCATAATCATAAAAGATATGTAATtcttaaaagatataattaacTGTGGTTAATGGATAAATGTATTACAACGTAGGGGTGGTATCGTCTCACAGTGGTGGTATCTGTCTCATATCGGTCCTAGAAATGACGTTATCGTTCCCGAAAATGGCCCGAACCTGGTACCGGTCACGATCCCATTTGAACAGACGCTGAGACCGATACCATACCGAAACAAGACCAGGATATCGGTACCAAATTGCGACTAGTATGTCCCGAATAAAACATATGCCCTAATCTATTCCTCTAATGTATTGAATTCGTCCCAAGTGTAGGTAATATACTCATTATCTGTTGTCATTGCATCTGTATTCATTTTAAATACAGGTAGCATACCAGTTTTAGTAACCGAGAGGGCACCATGCCTCCAAATAATGTTTAATTGCTAATATAATGTGCAAGTTCTAGcgtatatatatgatatcaaTGTAAactacaataatatatatgtagttaTAGCATTCATGTAGAATCAAACAATTCCAGAAAATAACATCCGGTCCCACATGGAACTCAGTACCACTTCTCAGTATCAATATCGAGATGGGCACGAGATTTGGTATTTTTGCTATCCCTAGATATAACCATAGATATAAAGAATGGCATACACAAATAATGTTTTAAGGTTGAATTTTCACTTATTTGTTAAAATGTCTGTCAAGCATTCAATTCAATGAATACCTCATAACATTAGGTGATCATAATCTAAAAGAAATTATAATCTTCAAACGGGTTGATGATCTATTGGTAAGGTTTTAGTACATTGAGATCAACCGTGGGTGCGTTGTATGTCCATCgaatacgagtattatttaggTTGAAGGTCTTAATATTTGGATTTGATATAGGTCTAAGCTCCGTTACGTAGTTCACATGAATAGCTTTGACCATAAGCTGTAAAAGAAGCTAGGTTCCTTTGATTTTGGAAATATTTGACTTTTATGGGTCAAAGATGGTAATATTGTTGCCTTCTAACTTTGGAAATACTAAACTGAATTTTCAAATGGCAGATAGAGTATCTACTGATGAAAATCTCGCAGACCTAGCATGCTTAATTGGTATCAAATGTCAAAGTGTTTCTTCGTAGTGAAATATCAAAGCATTAAGAATGATCTCGAATTGATAATAGTCTCATTATTTTCATGACTTGGTTGTTAGTGTTGTTAGTGATCCCTACTCggtcgcaaaaaaaaaaaaagaaaaaatgaaattcCACTCGCAAGGCGCGGGCGGTAACCAACTAGCCTACTATGTTTACAAAAGCTGGACCACTACGCGTAAAGAGCTAAACCCACTAATTAAGCCCAGGAACCCGAAATAGTGAAAGTAAAATAGAAGTTGGGCTTAAGGGTTGGACCCATCGATCTGACTAATACAAATATACGATTGGAGGCTTGTAGCTTAAgaaattaagttaatatctcccAATAAAACTACACCCATTACATTGTAGAGTGTATTGTTTGTATGATCTAAAAATATGTTCAATTAAATCCTCATGAtctaagtttatttattttcaatgcAGATAAGGTGAAATTTACAtccattaatttaaaaaataagtttgTTGAAAACTTTCGGACCATAAGGCAGGTTACAATACTTATAAGGGTTTTGCTAACTACAACTAACTTGTTTAAAATAATTACTCTTAAGTCTTAACTTAAAATCCAGATCATGCattgaacttttaatatgtaaaaatatgatatttttatgtatgttttcCTATCTATAAAATAAAGATTCATTATTGATTGTAACGTACGAGTATATTTACTAAAACCTCAATAAAGATAAGCATTATTTGAAAATGCGTAATAACTATTAACTAGAACTCATTTTCTCAAGTTCTATTAACAAGATTAAATTATGATCCTCATACAAGATAATGtgaaatctcttatataaataaaacaaaattgttccTAGAA
The sequence above is drawn from the Erigeron canadensis isolate Cc75 chromosome 4, C_canadensis_v1, whole genome shotgun sequence genome and encodes:
- the LOC122595914 gene encoding metalloendoproteinase 5-MMP-like, which codes for MKIYKTFTSLFFIINIFPISITSFPHFFPNISSIPPSFLPNKTNPWDSFNKLSGCHPGQTVPGIDKVKNYFRYFGYIQNITDYNFTTNDFDTTLESAVKKYQQNFNLNTTGQLDESTVKQMLKPRCGVADIVNGSTTMNSGKSASLINGTVAHYSFFPGMPRWSSRRRDLTYAFDPRNQLSDDVKRVFASAFTRWSEWTPLTFTETNTYKDADLKIGFYAGDHGDGEEFDGLLGTLAHAFAPPAGSLHLDSDETWIIGDILSSGSPSAMDLESVAVHEIGHLLGLGHSSVEEAIMFPTISTGVRKVELAQDDVEGIQVLYGSNPDNNNSTTGPTFTLGDRDTSGAHQRVSVLGQIIFLAFGLLLSSFVL